In Desulfonatronovibrio magnus, the genomic stretch TCTCCATGGATACGAAGATCACAGGAAATCCACTCATGGCTGCATAGTCAGCAATCTGCGTACATATGGTAGTCTTTCCACCACCTGGAGGGCTCACGACCACATATTTACTACCATTAGCCAGACCGCCACCCAGCAAATCGTTGAGAACCGGGAAAGGAGTGGGTACTTTCCCTGCACCATCACCAAGTATATACTGCAGCAAGTGATCGTACTTTTCAGCCAGGGGCACCACAGCACCTCTTTGAGAATCACTGAGTATCCTGGTAGACTCATGGGTATAATCTGCATTGGAAGTAAAGATATCCTTGCTTCTATCAGTGGTGTCGTTGCCCAGTACCGCTGCTCTGCGTTTAATCTGGATGCGCATGCTCAAATCCACTGCACGGGACAGAATCTCCTGGTATTGTTCTTCAGGGACAACGGCTTTTTCTCGTAACATCTTGAACCACTTCAGATATTTATTGCGCAGTTCAGCTTCGAGACCATGGGGCACTTCATCACTTTGTAGATTGCTTCCAAAATAAGAGGATAACTCATTTTCAGCCAGATCCTTATCCAACCACCTGGCAAGAGCAATTTCAGAGGTCACACCATCATAGATGGCCCTTATGAAAACTCTCAGAACATTGCACCTTACTTTCTTTTTAATGTACCGGCTGTCTGTATAGGGAGCCATTGGCAGAATGTCCGGCAGGATATTCTCAACGGGTACTCCATGGTTCAGAATGTTAGTTATCAGGTCTTTTGAT encodes the following:
- a CDS encoding DnaB-like helicase C-terminal domain-containing protein; amino-acid sequence: MYSKKVELQEDTLLLEGELSKDLITNILNHGVPVENILPDILPMAPYTDSRYIKKKVRCNVLRVFIRAIYDGVTSEIALARWLDKDLAENELSSYFGSNLQSDEVPHGLEAELRNKYLKWFKMLREKAVVPEEQYQEILSRAVDLSMRIQIKRRAAVLGNDTTDRSKDIFTSNADYTHESTRILSDSQRGAVVPLAEKYDHLLQYILGDGAGKVPTPFPVLNDLLGGGLANGSKYVVVSPPGGGKTTICTQIADYAAMSGFPVIFVSMEMSMEHIYVNSIARLGEINSAKIMSPYREIKEKTLERVGEIAEEYQQTAAPNIYIVEGNYNTTPARLETMV